One genomic segment of Hydrocarboniclastica marina includes these proteins:
- a CDS encoding MFS transporter — MKPLPGPEESSPSRRRKHWLRRTLRLSQKEAVASATMTATGDNFFNAFAVYLNATSAQMGLLTAVPQLFGALFQLASVWICSYISRRHLIVVAACLQALVVAGIGSLAISQAPNAIYWLIGLAVLYFSLHNSIQPQWRAWMGSIVPGRRRGAFFAARTRLTMIASLLIFIGGGALLTASTGIGATWLGFAVLFIAAGCGRAMSGYYLWRMHDPDPAPDAGAPGNLGRSFAQLRQSLHDQTFRHYSIFVAGMQGMVAISAPFFAVYMLRDLQFTYLEYSLNIIASIATQFLCLRFWGRFSDRFGNRLVMLTTSWMIPVLPLLWLVSPNYLYLLGVQVVSGIAWSGFSLSTANYLYDIRPHKTDFAIYAATQSCLSAGAVFVGALAGGFIASVAPGLLQLVDVGELMLSPLYVVFITTAVLRMAVTVWFVPRAVEPRVRRRPQMLQVIYRVARLNAVSGVVLDWLTVTRKKSGETDRMPGRH, encoded by the coding sequence ATGAAACCATTGCCTGGCCCAGAAGAGAGTTCCCCTTCCCGTCGAAGGAAGCATTGGCTTCGCCGTACGCTTCGGCTATCCCAGAAGGAAGCTGTGGCTTCGGCGACCATGACGGCTACGGGCGATAATTTCTTTAATGCCTTCGCGGTGTACCTCAACGCCACATCGGCCCAGATGGGCTTGCTGACGGCCGTTCCCCAGCTCTTTGGTGCGCTGTTTCAACTGGCGTCAGTCTGGATCTGCAGCTACATAAGCCGCCGCCACCTCATCGTGGTCGCCGCGTGCCTTCAGGCACTGGTCGTCGCCGGGATAGGTTCGCTCGCCATTTCCCAGGCGCCGAATGCCATTTACTGGCTGATCGGGCTCGCCGTCCTGTACTTCAGCCTGCACAATTCCATCCAGCCGCAATGGCGTGCCTGGATGGGCAGCATTGTCCCTGGACGACGGCGCGGTGCGTTCTTCGCGGCGCGGACGCGCCTGACGATGATTGCTTCACTGCTTATATTCATCGGCGGCGGTGCGTTGCTGACGGCCAGCACCGGGATCGGCGCGACCTGGCTCGGTTTTGCGGTTCTGTTTATCGCTGCCGGCTGTGGACGCGCGATGTCCGGCTATTACCTCTGGCGCATGCATGACCCCGACCCGGCCCCGGACGCAGGCGCTCCCGGGAACCTGGGCCGCAGCTTTGCTCAGCTGCGCCAGTCGCTGCATGACCAGACCTTCCGGCACTACAGTATTTTTGTCGCTGGCATGCAGGGCATGGTGGCGATTTCAGCCCCCTTTTTTGCCGTGTATATGTTGCGGGATCTGCAGTTCACCTACCTCGAATACAGCCTTAACATTATTGCTTCCATCGCCACGCAGTTTTTATGCCTCAGGTTCTGGGGCCGCTTCAGCGACCGTTTCGGTAACCGTCTGGTCATGCTGACGACCAGCTGGATGATCCCGGTCCTGCCACTGCTGTGGCTGGTCTCCCCGAACTATCTCTATCTGCTTGGGGTACAGGTTGTGTCCGGTATAGCCTGGAGCGGTTTCTCACTCAGCACAGCCAATTATCTTTACGATATCCGGCCCCATAAGACTGACTTTGCCATCTACGCGGCCACGCAGTCCTGCCTTAGCGCCGGTGCCGTGTTTGTCGGTGCGCTCGCTGGCGGGTTTATCGCATCTGTCGCGCCAGGCCTTTTGCAGCTCGTCGACGTTGGCGAACTGATGCTTAGTCCTTTGTACGTCGTTTTCATCACGACGGCGGTTCTGCGAATGGCCGTGACCGTCTGGTTTGTCCCGCGCGCGGTAGAACCCCGCGTTCGGCGGCGGCCGCAGATGCTCCAGGTCATCTATCGCGTAGCGCGGCTTAACGCCGTGTCGGGCGTGGTTCTTGACTGGTTAACGGTCACGCGGAAGAAGAGTGGTGAGACTGACAGGATGCCTGGCAGGCATTGA
- a CDS encoding EAL domain-containing protein: MQKPAVLFDETHCGQCACGEGLDFAFTFAFQPIIDADKREVYAYEALVRGNEGEGAWSILSRVNEKNRYSFDQICRVKAVKLAAKLGMKAMLSINFLPNAVYQAEYCIRTTLAAARTYNFDTSKIIFELIEGEDLSKPDHLVSIINTYREMGFKVAVDDFGAGYSRYNLMVASPPDLLKLDMALVRDIESNPNKQAVVAGIITMMDKLGGRIVAEGVETEAEYRWLRSQGIALFQGYLFAKPGFESLPEPYIPS, from the coding sequence GTGCAAAAACCGGCAGTTTTGTTTGATGAGACCCATTGCGGGCAATGTGCCTGCGGTGAAGGGCTCGACTTTGCGTTTACTTTTGCTTTTCAGCCGATTATTGATGCGGACAAGCGCGAGGTTTATGCCTACGAAGCTTTGGTGCGCGGTAACGAAGGCGAAGGAGCCTGGAGCATCCTCTCGCGGGTAAACGAAAAGAACCGCTACTCGTTCGACCAGATTTGCCGGGTGAAGGCCGTTAAACTGGCAGCCAAGCTGGGCATGAAAGCCATGCTTAGCATCAACTTCCTGCCAAATGCTGTCTATCAGGCCGAATACTGCATCCGCACCACTTTGGCGGCGGCCCGGACCTACAACTTTGACACCAGCAAGATCATATTCGAGCTGATTGAAGGGGAAGACCTGTCGAAGCCTGACCATCTGGTCTCCATCATCAACACCTACCGGGAAATGGGCTTCAAGGTCGCGGTGGACGACTTCGGTGCCGGCTACTCCCGTTACAACCTGATGGTCGCCAGCCCGCCGGACCTGCTGAAGCTGGATATGGCGCTGGTGAGAGACATCGAATCAAATCCCAACAAACAGGCAGTGGTCGCCGGTATTATCACGATGATGGATAAGCTGGGCGGCCGCATTGTGGCGGAGGGCGTCGAAACGGAGGCGGAATACCGCTGGCTGCGCAGTCAGGGCATCGCTTTGTTCCAGGGATACCTGTTTGCAAAACCAGGGTTTGAATCCCTTCCGGAGCCTTACATTCCGAGCTGA
- the phrB gene encoding deoxyribodipyrimidine photo-lyase → MTQLVWFRNDLRVADNAALTAACKSGDPVTACFVVTPGQWQNHDWSPARIGFVLDHVNALAAELARLGIPMHFLDCEDFQDTVTRLLDHCREHKVRHVHINEEYGVNERRRDKAIANKLAEADIRFQKYRDQTIAPVGSILTGQQKPFSVFTPFSRRWRNWVDETRPTPWPVPSPVAAPVKPAQYHSSVAGSEGAPPPLVATGEDAAHQQLERFLDEQVGGYKAQRDFPACAGTSLLSPYLANGVLSGQQCVTAAQQAQGAGGEQEGLATWINELAWRDFYIHILYHFPRVSMNRAFKPETEALQWNPPGEAFEAWKAGETGIPMVDAAMRQLNQTGWMHNRLRMVTAQFLTKNLFINWQVGERYFSSRLVDGFLASNNGGWQWSASTGTDAAPYFRVFNPVTQGERFDPKGVFIRQYLPELTDLDNKRIHQPWVGGTPPNGYPSPIVDLKESRKEAIARFQALKD, encoded by the coding sequence ATGACCCAACTTGTCTGGTTCCGAAACGACCTGCGCGTCGCCGACAACGCGGCCCTGACGGCTGCATGCAAATCCGGCGACCCGGTAACAGCCTGCTTTGTGGTGACGCCCGGGCAATGGCAGAACCATGACTGGTCGCCGGCGCGTATCGGTTTCGTGCTGGACCACGTTAATGCACTGGCCGCGGAACTGGCCCGGCTCGGCATTCCCATGCATTTTCTTGACTGTGAGGACTTCCAGGACACCGTCACACGCCTGCTGGACCACTGTCGTGAGCACAAGGTTCGGCATGTGCACATCAACGAAGAATATGGGGTCAACGAGCGCCGCCGGGACAAGGCCATCGCCAACAAGCTGGCCGAAGCCGATATCCGCTTTCAGAAGTACCGGGACCAGACCATTGCACCCGTGGGTAGCATTCTCACCGGCCAGCAGAAGCCTTTTTCCGTTTTCACCCCGTTCAGCCGGCGCTGGCGCAACTGGGTTGATGAGACCCGCCCGACGCCCTGGCCGGTGCCTTCACCAGTCGCTGCCCCGGTAAAGCCGGCGCAGTACCACTCCTCGGTTGCTGGCAGTGAGGGTGCGCCGCCACCGTTGGTGGCCACGGGTGAGGATGCCGCACACCAGCAGTTGGAACGCTTTCTGGACGAGCAGGTAGGCGGCTACAAAGCCCAGCGGGACTTTCCGGCCTGCGCCGGCACCAGTCTCCTGTCACCCTATCTGGCCAATGGCGTATTGTCGGGCCAGCAATGCGTGACGGCCGCGCAACAGGCACAGGGAGCAGGGGGCGAACAGGAGGGGCTAGCCACCTGGATCAACGAGCTGGCCTGGCGCGATTTCTACATCCACATCCTTTACCACTTTCCCCGCGTCAGCATGAATAGGGCCTTCAAACCAGAAACCGAGGCACTGCAATGGAACCCGCCCGGGGAAGCCTTCGAGGCGTGGAAAGCGGGGGAGACTGGTATTCCCATGGTCGACGCCGCCATGCGCCAACTGAACCAGACCGGCTGGATGCACAACCGCCTGCGCATGGTCACGGCCCAGTTTCTGACCAAGAACCTCTTTATCAACTGGCAGGTGGGGGAACGCTACTTCTCATCGCGGCTGGTGGACGGCTTCCTCGCGTCCAACAATGGCGGCTGGCAATGGAGCGCCTCTACCGGCACCGACGCGGCGCCTTACTTTCGCGTATTCAACCCGGTGACTCAGGGCGAACGTTTCGACCCGAAGGGTGTGTTCATCCGCCAGTATCTGCCGGAGCTGACCGACCTCGACAACAAACGTATCCACCAGCCGTGGGTCGGCGGAACGCCCCCGAACGGCTACCCCAGCCCCATCGTTGATCTGAAAGAAAGCCGGAAGGAGGCTATAGCGCGGTTTCAGGCGCTGAAGGATTAG
- a CDS encoding YrhK family protein produces the protein MAMPHQITNRKRNYDRAASIGRSFLSEGLNALAYVAGGLIFLIGSVFFLPAFEQYAAAGAWMFIVGSVLYLAVTCSDFVENILHFRHHPPRSRKAFFEFGSSALYLIGSLIFVIGSVLFLPSLELKSWGGGCFLVGSTIFVIAACINVTQITQAGSLATLQMLNITAICFVVGSVLFLVASVPYLWGGSGSIKTILLSYMGAQFVAGSFLFFTGGIVNAYRAYRVHQSHSSTGARKSGGERSSATATTTR, from the coding sequence ATGGCTATGCCGCACCAGATCACCAACCGAAAGCGAAACTACGACCGAGCGGCCTCCATTGGCCGGTCCTTCCTCAGTGAGGGTCTGAATGCGCTGGCCTACGTCGCTGGGGGACTGATTTTTCTTATCGGCAGCGTTTTTTTCCTGCCGGCCTTTGAGCAGTATGCTGCTGCGGGGGCCTGGATGTTCATCGTTGGGTCCGTGCTCTACCTTGCAGTCACATGCTCTGACTTCGTCGAAAACATTCTCCATTTTCGCCATCACCCGCCCCGTAGCCGCAAAGCGTTCTTTGAGTTCGGCAGCTCCGCGCTCTATCTGATTGGCTCACTGATATTCGTCATCGGCAGTGTGCTCTTTCTACCCTCCCTCGAACTCAAAAGTTGGGGTGGTGGCTGCTTTCTGGTCGGTAGCACGATTTTTGTGATTGCCGCGTGCATCAACGTGACCCAGATCACCCAGGCCGGCTCACTGGCGACCCTGCAGATGCTCAACATCACGGCGATCTGTTTTGTGGTGGGCTCGGTGCTGTTCCTGGTGGCGTCGGTGCCCTACCTCTGGGGCGGCTCCGGTTCCATCAAGACTATTCTGTTGAGCTACATGGGTGCGCAATTTGTGGCAGGGAGCTTTCTGTTCTTTACAGGGGGCATCGTCAACGCTTACCGGGCGTACCGGGTGCACCAGAGCCACAGCAGTACAGGAGCGAGGAAATCGGGCGGTGAACGCTCATCAGCGACGGCCACCACGACGCGATAG
- a CDS encoding calcineurin-like phosphoesterase C-terminal domain-containing protein has protein sequence MRKQLSVIAVVAAMAASAETLAHEKHKHDHYRPPPHAGGEQQLAKGTVFVDRNGNGLRDRGERGVRGVSVSNGIDVVRTNGRGEYQIELAPESILFISKPAKFDVRVDENNLPQMYYLHYPEGTPAVADWQYDVIQPTGPLPDSIDFALTPSKVETRFHAMAFADPQARSEEDQDMVREDVVNELIGNPFNALFGIVAGDVVNDTLSLYERHNQMFAQIGIPMWNVPGNHDINFESPNDQYANQTFSKHFGPTYYSFDYGQVHVVALNNVQYKGKDQGRYDNTVYRGYIPEAQLEWLKNDLRYVSRDKLILIATHIPLVTHALDGQGNRYDMGDNINTVNLDQLIEILKPFDRIYAIAGHDTSNSWKVEINHTHGWHGTPWIAHTLAEVRGNGWTRGPRDERDVRAATMQDGNPNGYYVLRVDGTEVQPRFIPSGEKGNLQQRARIVLDPMLAGTRDADGNVIAINRGELQPGTKVVVNLFDGGERDRVELSLDDKPLVPMQNVLRTDPFMERQHAAFAGTPDAFSTPAPSSHIWEYPLPDNLAPGLHKVVVVSEDEFGQQAMETFSFELL, from the coding sequence ATGAGAAAGCAGCTATCCGTTATTGCCGTTGTTGCCGCCATGGCAGCGAGCGCCGAGACTCTTGCCCATGAAAAGCACAAACACGATCACTACAGGCCGCCACCCCATGCGGGCGGTGAACAGCAGTTGGCCAAAGGCACCGTTTTTGTTGACAGGAACGGGAACGGGCTGCGCGACCGGGGTGAACGGGGCGTTCGCGGGGTGAGCGTCTCAAACGGTATTGATGTTGTCCGGACAAACGGTCGCGGCGAGTATCAGATTGAACTGGCTCCGGAGTCTATTCTGTTCATCTCGAAGCCGGCAAAGTTTGACGTGCGGGTTGATGAGAATAACCTGCCGCAGATGTATTACCTGCACTATCCCGAGGGCACGCCGGCTGTCGCGGACTGGCAGTACGATGTTATTCAGCCAACCGGTCCGTTACCTGATTCAATCGACTTTGCGCTGACGCCGTCCAAAGTCGAGACCCGCTTCCATGCGATGGCCTTCGCTGACCCGCAAGCAAGAAGCGAAGAAGACCAGGACATGGTGCGCGAGGACGTCGTCAACGAACTCATCGGCAACCCCTTTAATGCCCTGTTTGGCATTGTGGCGGGCGATGTCGTGAATGACACCCTGAGCCTTTATGAGCGGCACAACCAGATGTTTGCTCAAATCGGCATCCCCATGTGGAACGTGCCGGGCAACCACGACATCAATTTCGAATCGCCCAACGACCAGTATGCGAACCAGACTTTCTCTAAACACTTCGGACCGACTTACTATTCTTTCGACTATGGCCAGGTGCACGTAGTCGCCCTGAACAATGTGCAGTACAAAGGCAAAGACCAGGGAAGGTATGACAATACGGTCTACCGGGGCTACATCCCCGAGGCTCAGCTTGAGTGGTTAAAAAACGACCTGCGCTATGTTTCCCGGGACAAGCTGATTCTCATCGCCACTCACATTCCTCTTGTTACCCACGCGCTTGACGGACAGGGCAACCGCTATGACATGGGCGACAATATCAACACCGTCAATCTGGATCAGTTGATTGAGATCCTTAAGCCCTTCGACAGGATCTACGCGATCGCCGGCCACGACACCAGCAACAGCTGGAAAGTGGAGATCAACCACACCCATGGCTGGCATGGTACGCCCTGGATAGCACATACCCTGGCGGAAGTGCGGGGCAACGGCTGGACGCGTGGCCCACGGGATGAGCGTGACGTTCGCGCCGCGACGATGCAGGACGGCAACCCTAACGGCTACTACGTGCTCCGCGTTGACGGTACAGAGGTGCAGCCACGCTTTATCCCTTCCGGCGAGAAAGGCAACCTTCAGCAACGGGCGCGTATCGTGCTGGACCCCATGCTGGCCGGCACCCGCGACGCCGACGGCAACGTCATCGCGATCAATCGGGGCGAGCTGCAGCCGGGCACGAAAGTGGTGGTGAATCTCTTCGATGGCGGCGAGCGGGACCGCGTCGAGTTATCGCTTGATGATAAGCCGCTCGTGCCAATGCAGAACGTCCTTCGCACCGATCCTTTCATGGAACGGCAGCATGCAGCGTTTGCCGGTACCCCGGATGCGTTCTCTACGCCGGCGCCCTCTTCGCATATCTGGGAGTACCCCCTGCCTGACAACCTGGCACCCGGCCTGCACAAAGTGGTGGTGGTAAGCGAGGATGAATTCGGCCAGCAAGCGATGGAGACTTTCTCCTTCGAGCTTCTGTAA
- a CDS encoding potassium channel family protein: MMILQFFRHRQQSCSKITEQLNINMRSRLRRALFWLLGLAALHTIAMMGFEGLGLSDAVWLTLTTLTTVGYGDFSAATPLGRASTIILLYGVGITLLAQLASDYIDYRLKRKEDMVMGRWRWRMKNHVLIINSPNNNPGIYFKRLVTQLRQTSLFADTPVQILTDAFPDGLPENLRRMAVVHHHGESSDPEALKAVTPKDARAIIILARDEYSRVSDSITLDVLLQLKSLCQDRLPYTVAECVEEDSHQRVVQFGANTSLRPIRAYPEMLVRSLVAPGAEKILENLFTHHDDHAMRYPVELTDAVWSETVCQLMAGGMGTLMAYVTADDNVITHPAPDHRFDAKALILMVREEFVPSTQDVEQCLSNRYAGASS; encoded by the coding sequence ATGATGATTCTTCAATTTTTCCGGCACCGCCAGCAGTCCTGCAGCAAGATCACCGAGCAATTGAATATCAATATGCGCTCCCGGTTGAGGCGGGCGCTCTTCTGGCTGCTCGGGCTGGCGGCATTGCACACGATAGCGATGATGGGCTTTGAGGGCCTGGGGCTGAGCGATGCAGTCTGGCTGACGCTCACGACCCTGACGACTGTTGGCTACGGCGATTTTTCCGCTGCCACCCCGCTGGGACGCGCCTCGACGATCATTCTGCTCTATGGCGTCGGTATTACGCTGCTGGCCCAACTAGCCAGCGATTACATCGACTACAGGCTAAAACGAAAAGAAGACATGGTAATGGGCCGCTGGAGGTGGCGAATGAAAAACCACGTGCTGATCATCAACAGCCCCAACAACAACCCCGGCATCTACTTTAAGCGGTTGGTCACCCAGCTGCGACAGACCAGCCTGTTTGCCGACACGCCGGTTCAGATTCTGACCGACGCTTTTCCGGATGGACTGCCGGAGAATCTCCGTCGGATGGCTGTGGTACACCACCATGGAGAATCATCTGACCCGGAGGCACTGAAGGCCGTTACGCCGAAGGACGCCAGGGCGATCATTATCCTGGCGCGGGACGAGTACAGCCGGGTATCGGACAGCATTACCCTCGACGTGCTCCTGCAGTTGAAGAGCCTGTGCCAGGACAGGTTGCCCTATACGGTTGCAGAATGCGTCGAGGAAGACTCCCACCAGCGTGTCGTGCAGTTCGGCGCCAACACCAGCCTTCGCCCCATCCGGGCTTACCCGGAAATGCTGGTGCGCTCGCTGGTAGCGCCAGGGGCCGAGAAAATTCTAGAGAACCTGTTCACCCATCACGACGACCACGCCATGCGCTACCCGGTGGAGCTCACTGATGCGGTCTGGTCCGAAACCGTATGCCAGCTCATGGCGGGCGGTATGGGCACGCTCATGGCCTACGTGACAGCCGATGACAACGTCATTACCCACCCGGCACCGGATCATCGCTTCGATGCCAAAGCCCTTATCCTGATGGTGCGCGAGGAGTTCGTACCCAGCACGCAGGATGTCGAGCAGTGTCTGAGTAACAGGTACGCCGGCGCCTCGTCGTAG